The Leifsonia williamsii genome includes a region encoding these proteins:
- a CDS encoding pyruvate carboxylase — protein sequence MFRKILVANRGEIAIRAFRAAYELGARTVAVFPYEDRNSMHRLKADEAYQIGEPGHPVRAYLDVQEIIRVAKESGADAIYPGYGFLSENPELADAARAAGIAFIGPRAEVLEMAGNKVTAKEHAIAAGVPVLKSTPPSRDIEELLAGADEIGFPIFAKAVAGGGGRGMRRVNSKADLRGALEEAMREADSAFGDPTMFLEQAVLRPRHIEVQILADSAGETMHLFERDCSVQRRHQKVVEIAPAPNLSDEIRQSLYRDAVAFAKSIGYENAGTVEFLLDTAGDRAGQHVFIEMNPRIQVEHTVTEEITDVDLVQSQIRIAAGETLADLGLSQETVQMRGAALQCRITTEDPTANFRPDTGKITTYRSPGGAGIRLDGGTINPGAQISPHFDSMLAKLITRGRDFPAAVLRARRALAEFRVRGVATNIPFLQAVMEDPDFIAGNVSTSFIEERPELFRGRASKDRGTKVLNWLADVTVNQPNGPRPETADPADKLPRIDLSAPAPSGSRQRLLELGPKGFADALRNQTALAVTETTFRDAHQSLLATRVRTRDLLAVAPYVARMTPELLSVEAWGGATYDVALRFLGEDPWERLAALREALPNINIQMLLRGRNTVGYTPYPTQVTDAFVREAATTGVDIFRIFDALNDVSQMRPAIESVLATGSSIAEVAVCYTGDLLDPNEDLYTLDYYLRLAEQIVESGAHILAIKDMAGLLRPGAAEKLVGAFRERFDLPVHVHTHDTPGGQLATLLAASRAGADAVDVASAPMAGTTSQPSASALVAALAHTERDTGISLGAVEDLEPYWEAVRHVYAPFESGLPGPTGRVYKHEIPGGQLSNLRQQAKALGLAEDFELVEDMYAAANRILGRIPKVTPSSKVVGDLALHLAAVHADPDDFAENPQNYDIPDSVVGFMAGELGELPGGWPEPFRTKVLEGKTVKVGVEDLSADDASALEGDSAERRATLNRLLFPAPTRIYEQMRELFGDLSVVDTLDYLYGMAPGEEHVIEFSKGVRLYIGLEAIGEADEKGMRTVMTTLNGQLRPVFVRDRGITVETKAAEKADTAKPGQIAAPFSGVVTLQVAVGDVVAPGQAVASIEAMKMEAAITAPVGGTVERLAIPKTQQVDAGDLLVVITPA from the coding sequence ATGTTCCGTAAGATCCTCGTTGCCAATCGCGGTGAAATCGCCATCCGGGCCTTCCGGGCCGCCTACGAGCTCGGTGCTCGGACCGTCGCCGTCTTCCCCTACGAGGACCGCAACTCCATGCACCGGCTGAAGGCCGACGAGGCGTACCAGATCGGCGAGCCCGGGCATCCGGTGCGGGCCTACCTCGACGTGCAGGAGATCATCCGCGTCGCCAAGGAGTCGGGCGCCGACGCCATCTACCCGGGCTACGGCTTCCTCTCCGAGAACCCCGAGCTGGCCGACGCCGCCCGTGCTGCCGGCATCGCCTTCATCGGCCCGCGCGCCGAGGTGCTCGAGATGGCGGGCAACAAGGTCACCGCGAAGGAGCACGCGATCGCCGCGGGCGTCCCGGTGCTCAAGTCCACCCCGCCGTCGCGCGACATCGAGGAGCTGCTCGCCGGCGCCGACGAGATCGGCTTCCCGATCTTCGCCAAGGCGGTCGCCGGCGGCGGAGGCCGCGGCATGCGCCGGGTGAACAGCAAGGCCGACCTGCGCGGTGCGCTCGAGGAGGCCATGCGCGAGGCCGACAGCGCGTTCGGCGACCCGACCATGTTCCTCGAGCAGGCCGTGCTGCGCCCGCGCCACATCGAGGTGCAGATCCTGGCGGACTCCGCCGGCGAGACCATGCACCTGTTCGAGCGCGACTGCTCGGTGCAGCGCCGCCACCAGAAGGTGGTCGAGATCGCCCCCGCGCCGAACCTCTCCGACGAGATCCGCCAGTCCCTCTACCGCGACGCCGTCGCGTTCGCGAAGTCGATCGGGTACGAGAACGCCGGCACCGTGGAGTTCCTGCTCGACACCGCGGGCGACCGCGCCGGCCAGCACGTGTTCATCGAGATGAACCCGCGCATCCAGGTCGAGCACACGGTCACCGAGGAGATCACCGACGTCGACCTCGTCCAGTCGCAGATCCGCATCGCGGCGGGGGAGACCCTCGCCGACCTCGGCCTCAGCCAGGAGACGGTGCAGATGCGCGGCGCGGCCCTCCAGTGCCGCATCACCACCGAGGACCCGACGGCGAACTTCCGCCCCGACACCGGCAAGATCACCACGTACCGCTCGCCGGGCGGCGCCGGCATCCGCCTCGACGGCGGCACCATCAACCCGGGCGCGCAGATCAGCCCGCACTTCGACTCCATGCTGGCGAAGCTGATCACCCGCGGCCGCGACTTCCCGGCCGCCGTGCTCCGCGCGCGCCGCGCGCTGGCCGAGTTCCGCGTCCGCGGCGTCGCCACGAACATCCCGTTCCTGCAGGCCGTCATGGAGGACCCGGACTTCATCGCCGGCAACGTCTCCACCTCCTTCATCGAGGAGCGCCCCGAGCTGTTCCGCGGCCGCGCCTCCAAGGACCGCGGCACCAAGGTGCTCAACTGGCTCGCCGACGTCACCGTCAACCAGCCGAACGGCCCCCGCCCCGAGACCGCTGATCCGGCCGACAAGCTCCCGCGGATCGACCTGTCCGCGCCGGCGCCCTCGGGGTCGCGCCAGCGCCTGCTGGAGCTCGGCCCGAAGGGCTTCGCCGACGCCCTGCGCAACCAGACCGCGCTGGCCGTGACCGAGACGACGTTCCGCGACGCGCACCAGTCGCTGCTCGCGACCCGCGTGCGCACCCGCGACCTGCTCGCGGTGGCCCCGTACGTCGCCCGGATGACGCCAGAGCTGCTGTCGGTGGAGGCGTGGGGAGGCGCGACCTACGACGTCGCGCTCCGCTTCCTCGGCGAGGACCCGTGGGAGCGTCTGGCCGCCCTGCGCGAGGCGCTGCCGAACATCAACATCCAGATGCTGCTCCGCGGCCGCAACACGGTCGGCTACACGCCGTACCCGACGCAGGTGACCGACGCGTTCGTGCGCGAGGCCGCCACCACCGGCGTCGACATCTTCCGCATCTTCGACGCGCTCAACGACGTGTCGCAGATGCGCCCGGCGATCGAGTCGGTGCTCGCCACCGGCTCCTCCATCGCCGAGGTGGCGGTCTGCTACACGGGTGACCTGCTCGACCCGAACGAGGACCTCTACACGCTCGACTACTACCTGCGCCTCGCGGAGCAGATCGTCGAGTCGGGCGCGCACATCCTCGCCATCAAGGACATGGCCGGCCTGCTGCGACCGGGCGCCGCCGAGAAGCTGGTGGGCGCCTTCCGCGAGCGGTTCGACCTCCCCGTGCACGTGCACACGCACGACACGCCGGGCGGCCAGCTCGCGACGCTCCTCGCAGCCTCCCGGGCGGGTGCCGACGCGGTCGACGTGGCGAGCGCTCCGATGGCCGGCACCACCAGCCAGCCCAGCGCCTCCGCCCTCGTCGCCGCGCTCGCGCACACCGAGCGCGACACCGGCATCTCGCTCGGCGCCGTCGAGGACCTCGAGCCGTACTGGGAGGCCGTGCGCCACGTCTACGCGCCGTTCGAGTCCGGCCTCCCCGGGCCGACGGGCCGCGTGTACAAGCACGAGATCCCCGGCGGCCAGCTGTCGAACCTGCGCCAGCAGGCGAAGGCGCTCGGCCTCGCAGAGGACTTCGAGCTCGTCGAGGACATGTACGCGGCGGCCAACCGCATCCTCGGCCGCATCCCCAAGGTGACCCCGTCGTCGAAGGTGGTGGGCGACCTCGCCCTGCACCTCGCCGCCGTGCACGCCGACCCGGACGACTTCGCCGAGAACCCGCAGAACTACGACATCCCGGACTCGGTGGTCGGCTTCATGGCGGGCGAGCTGGGCGAGCTGCCCGGCGGCTGGCCGGAGCCGTTCCGCACCAAGGTGCTCGAGGGCAAGACCGTCAAGGTCGGCGTCGAGGACCTCTCCGCCGACGACGCGAGCGCCCTCGAGGGCGACAGCGCCGAGCGCCGCGCGACCCTCAACCGCCTGCTGTTCCCGGCTCCGACCCGCATCTACGAGCAGATGCGCGAGCTGTTCGGCGACCTGTCGGTGGTCGACACCCTCGACTACCTCTACGGCATGGCCCCCGGCGAGGAGCACGTCATCGAGTTCAGCAAGGGCGTCCGGCTCTACATCGGGCTCGAGGCGATCGGCGAGGCGGACGAGAAGGGCATGCGCACGGTCATGACGACGCTCAACGGGCAGCTCCGCCCGGTGTTCGTCCGCGACCGCGGCATCACCGTCGAGACCAAGGCCGCCGAGAAGGCCGACACGGCGAAGCCCGGCCAGATCGCCGCGCCGTTCTCCGGCGTCGTGACCCTGCAGGTCGCGGTCGGCGACGTCGTCGCGCCCGGCCAGGCGGTCGCCTCGATCGAGGCCATGAAGATGGAGGCGGCGATCACCGCCCCCGTCGGCGGCACGGTCGAGCGCCTCGCCATCCCGAAGACCCAGCAGGTCGACGCCGGCGACCTGCTCGTCGTGATCACCCCCGCCTAG
- a CDS encoding ParA family protein, which produces MALVHVLSVSSLKGGVGKTTVTLGLASAAFAKGLRTLVVDLDPQSDVSTGMDIQVAGHLNVADVLASPKEKIVRAAIAPSGWTKGRSGKIDVMIGSPSAINFDGPHPSIRDIWKLEEALANVEHDYELVLIDCAPSLNALTRTAWAASDRVAVVTEPGLFSVAAADRALRAIEEIRRGLSPRLQPLGIIVNRARVQSLEHQFRIKELRDMFGPLVLSPQLPERTSLQQAQGAAKPLHVWPGESAQEMAHNFDLLLERVLRTARIGEYATQPTA; this is translated from the coding sequence GTGGCTCTCGTGCACGTACTCAGCGTTAGCTCCCTCAAGGGCGGTGTCGGAAAGACCACGGTGACGCTCGGACTTGCCTCGGCGGCGTTCGCGAAAGGACTCCGCACCCTGGTCGTCGACCTCGATCCGCAGTCCGACGTCTCGACCGGCATGGACATCCAGGTCGCCGGTCACCTCAACGTCGCCGACGTGCTCGCGTCCCCGAAAGAGAAGATCGTCCGCGCGGCGATCGCGCCCTCGGGCTGGACGAAGGGCCGCTCCGGCAAGATCGACGTCATGATCGGCAGCCCGTCGGCGATCAACTTCGACGGACCGCACCCCAGCATCCGCGACATCTGGAAGCTGGAGGAGGCGCTCGCCAACGTCGAGCACGACTACGAGCTCGTGCTGATCGACTGCGCGCCCTCCCTCAACGCCCTGACCCGCACCGCGTGGGCGGCGAGCGACCGCGTCGCCGTCGTCACCGAGCCCGGCCTGTTCTCGGTCGCGGCCGCCGACCGCGCGCTGCGCGCGATCGAGGAGATCCGCCGCGGTCTCTCGCCGCGCCTCCAGCCGCTCGGCATCATCGTCAACCGCGCCCGCGTGCAGTCGCTGGAGCACCAGTTCCGCATCAAGGAGCTGCGCGACATGTTCGGCCCGCTGGTGCTGTCGCCGCAGCTGCCGGAGCGCACGTCGCTGCAGCAGGCGCAGGGAGCGGCCAAGCCCCTCCACGTCTGGCCCGGCGAGAGCGCGCAGGAGATGGCGCACAACTTCGACCTGCTGCTGGAGCGCGTGCTGCGCACCGCCCGCATCGGCGAGTACGCGACGCAGCCCACTGCCTGA
- a CDS encoding MerR family transcriptional regulator → MSELSRDGGVARYDLGLLFTDGLPEMDDTNGYRGAVAARAAGISYRQLDYWARTGLVEPTVRGAAGSGSQRLYGFRDILVLKLVKRLLDTGISLQQIRTAVNQLRESGVNDLAQTTLMSDGASVYLCTSDDEVIDLVSRGQGVFGIAVGKVLREVESSLVELDTQTDAMDELAARRAARTRAS, encoded by the coding sequence ATGAGCGAACTGAGTCGTGACGGCGGCGTCGCCCGCTACGACCTGGGCCTGCTGTTCACCGACGGCCTCCCCGAGATGGACGACACCAACGGCTACCGCGGCGCGGTCGCCGCGCGCGCGGCCGGCATCTCCTACCGCCAGCTCGACTACTGGGCGCGCACCGGACTGGTGGAGCCCACCGTTCGCGGCGCCGCCGGCTCGGGCTCGCAGCGGCTGTACGGCTTCCGCGACATCCTCGTGCTGAAGCTCGTGAAGCGCCTCCTCGACACCGGCATCTCGCTGCAGCAGATCCGCACCGCGGTGAACCAACTCCGCGAGTCCGGCGTCAACGATCTCGCCCAGACCACGCTGATGAGCGACGGCGCGAGCGTCTACCTCTGCACCTCCGACGACGAGGTCATCGACCTGGTCAGCCGCGGGCAGGGCGTCTTCGGCATCGCGGTCGGCAAGGTGCTCCGCGAGGTGGAGTCGAGCCTCGTCGAGCTCGACACCCAGACCGACGCGATGGACGAGCTCGCCGCTCGCCGCGCCGCCCGCACCCGCGCCTCCTAG